The Megalopta genalis isolate 19385.01 chromosome 9, iyMegGena1_principal, whole genome shotgun sequence genome includes a window with the following:
- the LOC117227903 gene encoding ankyrin repeat and BTB/POZ domain-containing protein 2 isoform X4, translating to MNVERPTMDGCGQQPLFLTGTSGSAGISGPQQQSVQSGAPPEHYGGPLSLSICISDSGHEILRPKPRRPGGSNGRDLYCPPYTKDFTESSPKNGVHNTVHMVAERDTDSVAPTPTPQHPHHSQHHHLSLHEIRALQRRPECTGNSSSDENRSSGHASMSDTGGHTSSSSPPHRHHRTHSPQQLNSVPEDDRLSASVTQRNGRSRSGQNRNRHRATPAKLQVPWSGSGLEDIKLAIQQLTMRSHKSSSTYSSLSGSESSEPAVRRLMRHSSLETINTNVTSADEFVWVDSHNRLVELQQLPWTHHDVLRVLQNGRTREHMDQVSMETIPRLSYLLQRALVRIGRETQRLAKPVGLCSKHEVYSAFKIVLCPALADSCTKACLRAAAMFAVSGDQLKQSKASRSGLQLPVGRFLRWMSDVRLGRMIHEYAAIYLTAGIENLLEEILLQCIPTDPHTTLTATMLEHAIANSGDLWGLLQPYAHLNAGRTASGALAMPRWASVSSLNSSSSSRSGRDAAGSALEPSLLTTCVGSMSELIDLISKVAQAGRSPIPLTGKALNALFYYMRCSQLEHGERGSGIQELAYERAYVVLPPLVEWLRVATAHAEHRHGLVVDQDDINQAARLLLPGVDCPVRPICFEEVAVCSKRIDDSEYVRLLTMDMAFKLLISGRADLIAQAMPLLPSTKINTVNDNGFTALIIACINGDETAVLALLDAGADLNIESPPPTTGQLANTPSKMPTVPGVSNTRSPVTPSAMLSPGKNLQSPNSLSGSPGSSSSASSNMCCNQAGFNAETQHWTALTYTALLGHCNIARILLERGAAVEGGAKLSEDKCTVTPLQAATASGNNEMVALLLAHGAQPFLSTLIKDSFSYSGSAQRGCYSAISVATAHGQRSCLHQLLSHPLNFSTKRGEKEVLSLEEILAEGSACTNPQQQTVDGRGNRREGKEPVFNKVQTKALQEAMYHSAESNHLDITMELRGLKVGWTLHCWMHSLATAHEMRLDSVIDQLLQDFLQVCPDDYSTQFVQECLPLLFNIFRYSKKEGTTLLLADIFCTCFGWEPIKPIRDTTLSSGSRIDPKFVNNPELSDVQFRVEGRVFYGHKIVLVTSSPRFRNMLSSKLCEGNPPIVQINDIRYHIFQMVMEFLYHGGCATLEVNQSDVLELMAAANFFQLDGLLRYCEAQCSSMVDLDNIVSMYIHAKVYNATQLLEYCQGFLLQNMVALLTYDDSVKRLLFAKKLPNHDVLAGLLLTLQARIKARRSQQQNKIKT from the exons GCCAGGGGGTAGCAATGGACGCGACCTGTATTGTCCCCCCTACACGAAGGACTTCACGGAGAGTTCGCCGAAGAATGGTGTCCATAACACGGTCCACATGGTGGCCGAAAGGGACACGGACAGCGTGGCTCCTACGCCAACCCCTCAGCACCCCCATCACTCTCAGCACCATCACCTTAGCTTGCACGAGATCCGAGCGCTTCAG AGGCGACCAGAATGCACAGGTAATAGCTCGTCGGATGAGAATCGGTCGTCCGGGCACGCGAGCATGTCGGACACAGGCGGTCACACGAGTAGCAGTTCGCCTCCGCATCGTCACCACAGGACACATAGTCCTCAGCAGCTGAACTCTGTGCCCGAAGACGATCGCCTATCGGCCTCGGTTACCCAGAGAAATGGCAGAAGCAGATCCGGACAGAACCGCAACAGACACAGAGCCACGCCTGCCAAG TTGCAGGTGCCATGGTCAGGCTCAGGCTTAGAGGACATCAAGCTAGCGATCCAGCAGCTGACAATGCGCTCCCATAAGTCGTCCTCCACTTACTCCTCCTTGAGCGGCTCCGAGAGTTCAGAGCCAGCCGTAAGGAGGCTGATGCGGCATTCCAGCTTGGAGACCATCAACACCAATGTGACCAGCGCCGATGAATTCGTCTGGGTGGACTCGCACAACAGACTGGTAGAGCTGCAGCAGTTACCTTGGACCCACCACGATGTTCTCAGAGTGTTGCAGAATGGCAGAACCAGGGAACACATGGACCAAGTGTCCATGGAGACCATACCGCGGTTGTCTTATCTGTTGCAACGAGCCTTGGTCAGAATTGGCAGAGAAACTCAACGACTGGCCAAACCTGTCGGCCTCTGCAGCAAGCACGAGGTGTACAGCGCGTTCAAAATTGTTCTGTGTCCTGCCTTGGCTGATTCTTGCACCAAG GCCTGCTTGCGAGCCGCAGCCATGTTTGCAGTCTCCGGCGACCAATTAAAACAATCAAAAGCGTCCCGATCAGGATTGCAGTTGCCAGTGGGACGTTTCCTCCGCTGGATGTCAGACGTCCGGTTAGGAAGAATGATACACGAGTACGCAGCCATATATTTGACCGCCGGGATCGAAAATCTACTCGAGGAAATACTGTTACAATGCATACCGACTGACCCGCACACAACCTTAACGGCGACCATGCTGGAGCACGCCATTGCGAACAGCGGAGATTTATGGGGCCTTCTTCAGCCGTACGCGCATCTGAATGCTGGACGGACAGCGTCAG GTGCACTGGCGATGCCTCGATGGGCCAGCGTGAGTTCCTTGAACTCATCATCATCATCCCGAAGCGGAAGAGACGCAGCAGGCTCTGCGTTGGAACCGTCGCTGTTGACCACCTGCGTGGGATCGATGTCGGAGCTGATAGATCTGATTTCGAAAGTAGCCCAAGCGGGACGTTCACCCATTCCCCTAACCGGCAAGGCATTGAACGCATTGTTCTATTACATGAGGTGTTCGCAG CTGGAACACGGGGAACGGGGATCTGGGATACAAGAGCTGGCATACGAGCGAGCTTATGTTGTTCTTCCTCCTCTGGTCGAATGGCTTCGTGTTGCGACTGCTCATGCAGAACATAGGCACGGACTCGTTGTAGATCAGGACGATATTAATCAAGCTGCCAGGTTGCTGTTGCCCGGTGTCGACTGCCCCGTCAGACCCATATG CTTCGAAGAAGTAGCGGTCTGTTCCAAACGAATCGACGACTCCGAGTACGTGCGTCTTCTCACAATGGACATGGCGTTCAAGCTACTAATTAGTGGACGAGCTGACCTGATCGCCCAAGCTATGCCCCTGTTGCCATCGACCAAGATTAACACTGTAAACGACAACGGTTTCACTGCATTGATCATAGCATGCATCAATGGCGATGAAACAGCAGTGCTAGCTTTACTAGACGCTGGAGCAGATTTGAACATAGAGAGTCCACCTCCAACAACTGGTCAATTGGCCAACACACCTTCTAAGATGCCAACAGTGCCAGGTGTCTCGAATACCAGAAGTCCGGTGACACCATCAGCAATGCTGTCTCCAGGGAAAAATTTACAATCACCAAATTCATTGTCTGGCTCGCCAGGCTCTTCTAGCAGTGCTTCGAGTAATATGTGTTGTAATCAAGCTGGGTTTAACGCTGAGACTCAGCATTGGACTGCGTTGACTTACACAGCTCTGTTGGGGCACTGTAATATTGCAAGAATATTGTTGGAAAGAGGTGCTGCAGTCGAAGGTGGTGCTAAACTCAGCGAAGATAAATGTACGGTTACGCCATTGCAAGCGGCTACGGCTTCCGGTAACAACGAAATGGTAGCGTTGCTTTTGGCTCACGGTGCTCAACCATTTTTGTCGACGTTGATCAAAGACTCGTTCTCGTACTCTGGTTCTGCTCAGCGCGGCTGCTACAG TGCAATATCAGTGGCAACAGCACACGGTCAGAGGAGTTGTCTTCATCAGTTGTTGTCCCATCCGCTAAACTTCTCCACGAAACGAGGAGAAAAAGAAGTATTATCATTGGAGGAGATCCTTGCAGAAGGAAGCGCATGTACAAATCCGCAGCAGCAGACTGTGGATGGAAGAGGGAACCGAAGAGAGGGTAAGGAACCAGTTTTCAACAAAGTGCAGACCAAAGCTTTGCAGGAAGCTATGTACCACAGTGCAGAAAGTAACCATTTAG ATATCACCATGGAACTTCGTGGACTGAAAGTCGGTTGGACATTGCACTGTTGGATGCACAGTCTTGCAACGGCCCACGAAATGAGATTAGATTCCGTGATAGATCAGCTGCTTCAAGATTTTCTACAAGTGTGTCCTGATGACTACTCGACGCAATTTGTTCAAGAATGTCTTCCATTATTATTCAACATCTTTAGGTACAGCAAG AAGGAAGGGACGACGCTCCTTCTTGCCGACATCTTCTGCACATGCTTTGGATGGGAACCAATAAAACCAATAAGGGACACCACCCTCTCTAGTGGATCAAGAATCGATCCTAAATTTGTAAATAATCCAGAACTGAGCGATGTACAGTTCCGAGTGGAAGGTAGAGTCTTCTATGGCCATAAAATTGTTTTGGTCACGTCGTCGCCAAGATTTAGAAACATGCTAAGTTCGAAACTATGCGAGGGAAACCCCCCTATTGTACAAATTAATGATATCCGGTATCACATCTTTCAG ATGGTCATGGAATTCTTGTATCATGGCGGATGCGCTACGTTAGAAGTGAATCAGAGTGATGTGTTAGAACTGATGGCGGCTGCAAACTTTTTTCAACTCGATGGTTTGCTTAGGTACTGCGAGGCTCAATGTTCCTCCATGGTTGATCTTGACAACATTGTGTCCATGTACATTCATGCGAAG GTCTATAATGCAACACAGCTCTTAGAGTACTGTCAAGGATTCCTTTTGCAAAATATGGTTGCATTGTTAACCTACGACGACTCTGTGAAACGTCTCCTCTTTGCTAAAAAACTTCCTAATCACGATGTTCTTGCAGGCCTGCTTCTTACTTTACAAGCGCGAATAAAGGCCAGACGATCTCAGCAACAGAATAAGATAAAAACATAG